The following proteins come from a genomic window of Alicyclobacillus dauci:
- a CDS encoding dienelactone hydrolase family protein translates to MILTYHNHSDTVVVVLHEIYGVNQHIKNVCERLSEVGYDVVCPDLVGKDERYSYDQEDIAYKNFMNVGFMQVADNARFTLRQLRTIYSTVYVVGYRVGATTAWLCGAEPGLVDALVAYYGSRIRDYLGMQPQCPSLLLLPIQETSFNVDEVIAKLREKVNVSVHKYDGLHGFADPQNHNYSELASRQAFDDTIRFFSNISKSLLD, encoded by the coding sequence GTGATACTAACATACCACAACCATTCAGACACAGTTGTTGTAGTTCTTCACGAAATCTATGGGGTAAATCAACACATAAAAAATGTTTGCGAACGATTATCAGAAGTTGGGTATGACGTAGTGTGTCCTGACTTAGTGGGCAAAGATGAACGGTACAGTTATGATCAGGAGGACATAGCATACAAGAACTTCATGAATGTGGGTTTCATGCAAGTAGCGGACAATGCTCGTTTTACGCTAAGGCAATTGAGAACGATATATTCAACTGTGTATGTCGTTGGATACCGTGTTGGAGCCACTACTGCATGGCTATGTGGTGCAGAGCCAGGATTGGTTGATGCCTTAGTTGCTTATTATGGGTCACGTATTCGAGACTACCTGGGTATGCAGCCCCAATGCCCTTCATTATTGTTACTCCCGATACAAGAGACATCTTTCAACGTGGATGAAGTGATTGCGAAACTACGTGAGAAAGTCAACGTGAGTGTTCACAAGTACGATGGGCTACATGGATTCGCAGATCCTCAAAACCATAACTACTCCGAATTGGCATCTAGGCAGGCGTTTGACGATACCATACGGTTCTTTTCCAATATATCTAAATCGTTATTGGACTAA
- a CDS encoding MarR family winged helix-turn-helix transcriptional regulator — protein MQTESFLRVFANLARKSKQALGQQLQRYGVHSGQQYLLELLWERPDGLTVGEIAERLDVETPSITRTVQRMTRQGFVEKHPHPVDARVVIVKLTKKGQALERVIPQAISHFEEQMLAGLSEVERAFLMRLIKHMHQNVEDIPPEP, from the coding sequence ATGCAAACAGAATCGTTTCTGCGAGTGTTCGCGAATCTTGCACGAAAATCTAAGCAAGCTTTGGGGCAACAGCTTCAACGCTATGGAGTTCACTCCGGTCAGCAGTACCTCCTCGAACTTCTATGGGAGAGACCCGATGGTCTGACGGTAGGGGAAATAGCCGAACGACTGGATGTTGAAACTCCTTCGATCACCCGAACCGTTCAACGGATGACCCGCCAAGGATTCGTGGAAAAACATCCTCATCCCGTTGACGCTCGAGTAGTAATTGTAAAACTGACCAAGAAAGGGCAGGCACTTGAGCGTGTTATCCCACAGGCTATAAGCCATTTTGAGGAGCAAATGCTTGCCGGGCTCTCTGAAGTCGAACGGGCCTTTTTGATGCGCCTGATTAAACACATGCATCAGAATGTTGAAGACATCCCACCGGAGCCCTGA
- a CDS encoding tetratricopeptide repeat-containing glycosyltransferase family 2 protein, translating into MINISLCMIVKNESGVISRCLDSVKDIVDEIIIVDTGSTDNTKAIVSRYTDKVFDFEWNDDFASARNFAFSHASIDYILWLDADDVLLEPERQKLLQLKQTLDPAVDAVSMHYHLAFDSEGNVTSSLRRNRLVKRLNGFQWHGAVHEYLAVGGNILNSDIAITHHPVEHDSDRNFRIYERRLAAGETFTPRDLFYYANECLDHKKYEQAIEYYLKFLNSKQGWVEDNIRACGKLADCYDHLGDIERERKYTLKSFEYDTPRAEFCCRLGYGFMQKTEWQKAIFWYKLATQLEKPKDSWGFFNEVCWTWLPHIQLCVCYDRLGEYKLAYEHNEIARKYRPNDEQVLHNKKYLESVINK; encoded by the coding sequence ATGATTAACATCAGCCTCTGTATGATTGTAAAAAACGAATCGGGAGTCATTAGCCGATGCCTGGACTCCGTGAAGGACATTGTAGATGAAATCATAATTGTTGATACAGGCTCTACCGACAATACCAAAGCAATCGTGAGTCGGTACACTGACAAAGTTTTCGATTTTGAATGGAATGATGATTTTGCATCTGCTCGGAATTTTGCATTTAGCCATGCTTCGATCGACTACATCTTGTGGCTCGATGCAGATGATGTGCTCCTGGAACCAGAGAGACAGAAGTTGCTCCAGTTGAAGCAAACCCTTGATCCTGCTGTCGATGCAGTTTCTATGCATTATCATCTTGCATTTGATTCCGAAGGAAATGTGACTTCCAGCTTGCGGCGTAATCGCTTAGTCAAACGACTCAATGGGTTTCAATGGCACGGAGCTGTACACGAGTATTTAGCCGTGGGCGGCAACATTCTAAACAGCGACATCGCCATTACTCATCACCCTGTTGAGCACGACTCTGACCGTAACTTTCGCATCTATGAACGCCGACTTGCTGCAGGGGAGACATTCACACCTCGTGACCTTTTTTATTATGCAAACGAATGCTTGGACCATAAGAAATATGAACAGGCCATCGAGTATTACTTGAAGTTTCTGAATTCAAAGCAAGGATGGGTTGAAGATAATATTAGAGCGTGCGGAAAACTGGCCGATTGTTATGACCATTTAGGAGATATTGAACGGGAACGAAAATATACACTGAAATCATTTGAGTACGATACTCCACGTGCAGAATTTTGCTGTCGGCTTGGATATGGATTTATGCAAAAAACTGAATGGCAGAAGGCGATTTTCTGGTACAAACTCGCAACCCAACTTGAAAAACCAAAGGACAGTTGGGGATTCTTCAACGAGGTCTGCTGGACGTGGCTGCCCCATATACAGCTCTGTGTTTGCTATGATCGACTAGGAGAATACAAACTAGCTTATGAACATAACGAAATTGCACGTAAATATCGACCTAATGATGAACAGGTGTTACACAATAAAAAATATTTAGAGTCTGTAATCAACAAGTAG
- a CDS encoding SRPBCC family protein gives MGSIREDILTARTPEYVWDAIRDIGAVHRRLVPDQVVDTTMDGDIRILTFSSGGMARELIVAVDEEARRMAYAVIDGPVPLTHHHASFQVFSAGEKNSRLVCITDSLPNEFAEEVRLRVERLARTMKQTMEASTM, from the coding sequence TTGGGTTCAATCCGTGAGGATATTTTGACCGCTAGGACTCCCGAGTATGTTTGGGATGCAATACGCGATATTGGCGCTGTCCATCGTCGCTTGGTTCCTGACCAAGTCGTGGATACTACCATGGACGGTGACATTAGAATTCTTACCTTCTCAAGTGGTGGAATGGCGCGAGAGCTTATCGTAGCCGTGGATGAAGAGGCACGTAGGATGGCATATGCAGTGATTGACGGCCCCGTGCCTCTTACACACCACCATGCTTCGTTTCAAGTGTTTTCAGCGGGCGAAAAGAATAGTCGGCTGGTTTGTATAACCGACTCTTTGCCTAATGAATTTGCAGAAGAAGTCCGACTGCGCGTTGAACGGCTAGCT
- a CDS encoding collagen-like protein, which produces MSESCHRCGHRHCQCRKERCKQCGHRHCQCRKERCKQCGHRHCQCRKERCKQCGHRQCRCEVKQEIKVIIKGITGPYGPTGATGATGPAGTTGATGATGPAGTTGATGATGPAGVTGATGETGATGATGPAGTTGSTGATGPAGATGATGATGPAGTTGTTGATGPAGTTGATGATGPAGTTGATGATGPAGVTGATGETGATGETGATGETGATGATGPAGTTGATGATGPAGTTGATGATGPAGVTGATGETGATGATGPAGTTGSTGATGPAGATGATGATGPAGTTGTTGATGPAGTTGATGATGPAGTTGATGATGPAGVTGATGETGATGETGATGETGATGETGATGETGATGETGATGETGATGETGATGETGATGETGATGATGPAGTTGATGATGPAGVTGATGETGATGATGPAGTTGSTGATGPAGATGATGATGPAGTTGATGATGPTGATGPAGATGPAGVTGATGETGATGETGATGETGATGETGATGETGATGETGATGATGPAGTTGATGATGPAGVTGATGETGATGATGPAGATGATGETGVTGATGPAGTTGATGATGPAGATGATGETGATGATGPAGTTGATGATGPTGTTGATGPTGATGATGSTGATGATGVLSFADFYALMPPDNSATVAPGTDVSFPEDGPTSGTTITRTGPSSFNLGAIGTYQVLFQVSVTEAGQLILTLNGADLAYTVVGRATGTSQIVEMALVTTTAVNSVLTVRNPAGESTALTITPLAGGTRPVSAHLVITQLA; this is translated from the coding sequence ATGTCTGAATCCTGCCATCGTTGCGGGCACAGGCATTGTCAATGTAGAAAGGAACGTTGCAAGCAGTGCGGACACAGGCATTGTCAATGTAGAAAGGAACGTTGCAAGCAGTGCGGACACAGGCATTGTCAATGTAGAAAGGAACGTTGCAAGCAGTGCGGACACAGGCAATGTAGGTGCGAAGTCAAACAAGAAATTAAAGTCATAATCAAAGGAATTACAGGACCTTATGGGCCTACAGGCGCTACCGGCGCAACAGGACCTGCTGGAACAACTGGCGCTACCGGTGCAACTGGACCCGCTGGAACAACTGGCGCTACTGGTGCAACCGGACCTGCTGGTGTAACTGGGGCTACCGGAGAAACTGGCGCTACCGGTGCAACAGGACCTGCTGGAACAACTGGCTCTACCGGTGCAACCGGACCTGCTGGTGCAACTGGCGCTACCGGTGCAACCGGACCCGCTGGAACAACGGGCACTACCGGTGCAACCGGACCCGCTGGAACAACTGGCGCTACCGGTGCAACTGGACCCGCTGGAACAACGGGCGCTACTGGTGCAACCGGACCTGCTGGTGTAACTGGGGCTACTGGAGAAACTGGGGCTACCGGAGAAACAGGCGCTACCGGAGAAACAGGCGCTACCGGTGCAACCGGACCTGCTGGAACAACGGGCGCTACTGGTGCAACTGGACCCGCTGGAACAACGGGCGCTACTGGTGCAACCGGACCTGCTGGTGTAACTGGGGCTACCGGAGAAACTGGCGCTACCGGTGCAACCGGACCTGCTGGAACAACGGGCTCTACCGGTGCAACCGGACCTGCTGGTGCAACTGGCGCTACCGGTGCAACCGGACCCGCTGGAACAACGGGCACTACCGGTGCAACCGGACCCGCTGGAACAACTGGCGCTACCGGTGCAACTGGACCCGCTGGAACAACGGGCGCTACTGGTGCAACCGGACCTGCTGGTGTAACTGGGGCTACTGGAGAAACTGGGGCTACTGGAGAAACTGGGGCTACTGGAGAAACTGGGGCTACTGGAGAAACTGGGGCTACTGGAGAAACTGGGGCTACTGGAGAAACTGGGGCTACCGGAGAAACAGGCGCTACCGGAGAAACAGGCGCTACCGGAGAAACAGGCGCTACCGGAGAAACAGGCGCTACCGGTGCAACCGGACCTGCTGGAACAACGGGCGCTACTGGTGCAACCGGACCTGCTGGTGTAACTGGGGCTACTGGAGAAACAGGCGCTACTGGTGCAACAGGACCTGCTGGAACAACGGGCTCTACCGGTGCAACTGGACCTGCTGGTGCAACTGGCGCTACCGGTGCAACTGGACCCGCTGGAACAACGGGCGCTACTGGTGCAACCGGACCTACTGGTGCAACCGGACCTGCTGGTGCAACCGGACCTGCTGGTGTAACTGGGGCTACTGGAGAAACTGGGGCTACCGGAGAAACTGGGGCTACCGGAGAAACTGGGGCTACCGGAGAAACTGGGGCTACCGGAGAAACTGGGGCTACCGGAGAAACAGGCGCTACCGGTGCAACCGGACCTGCTGGAACAACTGGCGCTACTGGTGCAACAGGACCTGCTGGTGTAACTGGGGCTACCGGAGAAACAGGCGCTACCGGTGCAACCGGACCCGCTGGTGCAACTGGGGCTACCGGAGAAACAGGCGTTACCGGTGCAACCGGACCTGCTGGAACAACTGGCGCTACCGGTGCAACCGGACCTGCTGGTGCAACTGGGGCTACCGGAGAAACAGGCGCTACCGGTGCAACAGGACCTGCTGGAACAACAGGGGCTACCGGTGCAACCGGACCTACTGGAACAACAGGAGCTACTGGGCCTACAGGCGCCACCGGAGCTACGGGGTCTACAGGTGCTACTGGAGCAACAGGGGTATTAAGCTTTGCAGATTTTTATGCATTGATGCCTCCTGATAATTCAGCAACAGTTGCTCCAGGTACAGACGTAAGTTTTCCGGAAGATGGACCTACTAGTGGGACTACTATTACCCGTACTGGTCCCAGTTCATTTAACTTAGGTGCAATTGGCACCTACCAGGTCTTGTTTCAGGTGAGTGTGACCGAAGCGGGCCAACTGATTTTAACTCTCAATGGTGCTGACCTAGCCTATACGGTGGTCGGAAGAGCAACCGGTACTTCTCAGATAGTAGAAATGGCTCTTGTGACAACGACAGCCGTCAATTCCGTACTCACTGTACGGAATCCTGCTGGCGAATCAACGGCCCTAACCATCACTCCTCTCGCTGGAGGAACAAGGCCTGTGTCAGCACACCTTGTTATCACACAACTCGCATAG
- a CDS encoding SDR family NAD(P)-dependent oxidoreductase: protein MDIRDKVVLITGASAGIGLATVRRFATAGAKFALVARSADVLKHLAEELQSQGSDAIALPADVSDPQQVRGAIEETVRHFGRLDVIINNVGQAAVGTIADLSPDDFRKIIDLNVFGPIAAMQAVIPIMQKQGGGLIINISSVVSKMSIPGLGAYAATKAALNMISDTARSELVSENIRVITVYPRSTATDFGKNALGTPRVSQQRREGSPMVDTPEFVAEKILFAALHEPDEQYMDS, encoded by the coding sequence ATGGATATTCGTGATAAGGTCGTTTTGATTACCGGAGCATCCGCTGGTATCGGTTTAGCCACAGTCCGCCGCTTTGCCACTGCTGGTGCTAAATTCGCACTAGTAGCTCGGTCTGCCGATGTACTCAAACATCTCGCCGAGGAGTTGCAGAGTCAGGGAAGTGACGCGATTGCTTTGCCTGCCGACGTGAGCGATCCGCAGCAAGTTCGCGGAGCTATTGAGGAGACGGTGCGCCACTTTGGTCGTCTGGATGTGATCATCAATAACGTAGGGCAGGCTGCAGTTGGCACGATTGCTGACCTCAGCCCAGATGACTTCCGAAAGATCATCGACCTCAATGTGTTTGGACCGATAGCAGCTATGCAAGCTGTAATCCCTATCATGCAAAAGCAAGGTGGAGGACTGATTATCAATATCAGTTCAGTGGTCTCCAAGATGAGTATTCCTGGATTGGGAGCCTATGCAGCTACCAAAGCCGCTTTAAACATGATTTCCGATACGGCTCGAAGTGAATTAGTCTCAGAGAATATTCGCGTAATTACAGTTTATCCGCGCTCGACCGCAACGGATTTTGGTAAAAACGCTCTAGGAACTCCGCGTGTAAGCCAGCAGCGACGAGAAGGTTCTCCCATGGTTGATACTCCTGAATTTGTCGCAGAGAAAATTTTGTTCGCAGCTTTACATGAGCCAGACGAGCAATATATGGATTCATGA